One Periophthalmus magnuspinnatus isolate fPerMag1 chromosome 15, fPerMag1.2.pri, whole genome shotgun sequence genomic window carries:
- the srd5a2b gene encoding 3-oxo-5-alpha-steroid 4-dehydrogenase 2b, whose translation MHCSHELVNILSCGMILAGLGHLIHHKGAQAAYGRHMVHKGPAWMVPAKVAWFLQEMPALLVPLLLSLSSHSSSSLGQSLLIWTFCLHYFQRTFVYALLTRGRPFPVRVMVAAGFVCSLNGFLQSYYLLHCAQFEEEWTSKVHYQIGLILFYIGMAINIHSDYILRNLRKPGEVVYRIPKGGLFEYVSSANYLGEILEWFGYALSTWSLPTLSFALFSFCFIGPRAYYHHRFYQENFKDYPVLRKALIPFIC comes from the exons ATGCACTGCTCTCATGAGTTGGTGAATATTCTGAGCTGTGGGATGATTCTGGCTGGTCTGGGGCATCTCATTCATCATAAGGGGGCCCAGGCTGCGTACGGGCGACACATGGTGCACAAGGGTCCCGCCTGGATGGTCCCGGCCAAAGTGGCGTGGTTTCTCCAAGAGATGCCAGCACTCCtagtccctctgctcctcagcctcTCTTCTCACAGCTCTTCCAGCCTGGGCCAGAGTCTGCTTATCTGGACCTTCtgtttacattattttcagAG GACATTTGTGTACGCTCTGCTTACCAGAGGACGGCCTTTCCCGGTGCGTGTGATGGTAGCAGCGGGTTTCGTCTGCTCTTTGAATGGCTTCCTCCAAAGTTACTACCTGCTGCACTGTGCACAATTTGAGGAGGAATGGACTTCAAAAGTTCACTACCAAATAG GATTAATACTGTTCTACATTGGGATGGCTATAAATATACATAGCGACTATATTCTCCGTAACTTGAGGAAACCAGGTGAAGTCGTTTATAGAATTCCTAAAG GAGGGCTGTTCGAGTATGTGTCCAGTGCCAACTACTTAGGAGAGATTCTGGAGTGGTTTGGATACGCACTTTCAACTTGGTCCCTGCCAACGCTGTCATTTGCcctatttagtttttgttttattggccCAAGAGCTTATTACCATCACAG GTTTTACCAGGAGAACTTCAAAGACTATCCAGTGCTAAGAAAGGCTTTGATTCCATTCATCTGTTAA
- the mkks gene encoding McKusick-Kaufman/Bardet-Biedl syndromes putative chaperonin produces MRLCTMSRLEKKQPARCTDLPLKNADICSKLKILKQLLKSCYGPTGRLKQIHNNIGGQVVTTSTSVVLLPTLSSTEPFINLIRTSIINHISRFSDCGLFAGILCLSLIEEAQLSSLRKDVCQKVNKYLLGLCTSYLQQEDCACKVKVDFNSSHCLIRLAHGVISSKPACVLRESEILHITRLIVQGFLLTVPCDKPGAVKLGRIVTLAVEGLPVMDSTIFPGLLLETPDLSLHLTGLLNCGQLRTIIFTASLAGDLSELGEGTIVVHKGMDVEVQILDQLLKIGEKVVKDEVKLFMCQKVIHPVLQQYLRYHGIVVIERLGINLLEPVIQLTGAQPVATLHSIPPRAYGKVKEITIRQFGSKIMLHLVPTEETAICTLILCHRNETMLNELKVACEKAQHVLRLTLRDQFAVYGAGCSETHLAAYIRYKSKTIDLDTATMFGCMQTEYVLAAEGFCRSLESVTAALDHNGGSSLIDLTHAHHWTLPTDMTTDEMDRTLGLCRCGVVQYCKDYKWSFLNTKYTEFSPAAVSGEADVLDSFTAKVNGLQVAVETANLALDVQYIIQDTN; encoded by the exons ATGAGGCTTTGTACAATGTCTCGACTTGAAAAGAAGCAACCTGCTCGTTGTACGGATTTGCCACTGAAGAATGCTGATATTTGCAGCAAACTTAagattttaaaacaacttctaAAGTCGTGTTATGGACCTACAGGCAGACTAAAACAAATCCACAACAACATTGGGGGGCAGGTTGTCACTACCTCGACGTCCGTTGTCCTTTTACCAACTTTGTCTTCAACAGAGCCCTTTATAAATTTAATAAGGACTTCTATAATCAACCACATATCTCGGTTTAGTGACTGTGGCCTATTTGCAGGTATTTTGTGTCTGTCACTTATAGAAGAAGCACAGCTTTCCTCTCTCAGAAAAGACGTTTGTCAAAAAGTTAACAAGTATTTGCTTGGTCTGTGCACAAGTTACCTCCAGCAAGAAGACTGTGCATGTAAAGTCAAAGTGGACTTCAACAGCAGCCATTGCCTTATCAGATTAGCTCATGGTGTCATCTCCAGTAAACCAGCTTGTGTTTTAAGAGAATCAGAAATTCTCCATATCACCAGATTGATTGTACAGGGTTTTTTACTCACTGTCCCCTGTGATAAGCCAGGTGCAGTCAAACTTGGAAGAATAGTAACTCTCGCAGTTGAAGGTTTACCAGTAATGGACTCAACCATTTTTCCTGGGTTATTGCTGGAGACACCTGACCTGTCACTTCACCTCACAGGGCTTCTTAATTGTGGACAACTGCGTACTATTATATTCACTGCATCTCTCGCTGGGGACCTTTCTGAGCTTGGAGAAGGGACCATTGTGGTGCACAAAGGAATGGACGTGGAGGTACAAATCCTGGACCAGCTACTGAAGATTGGAGAGAAAGTTGTTAAAGATGAGGTGAAATTGTTCATGTGTCAAAAGGTCATCCACCCAGTTCTACAACAATATCTGAGGTACCATGGCATCGTGGTGATAGAGAGACTGGGAATTAATTTACTGGAGCCAGTTATTCAGCTAACAG GTGCACAACCAGTTGCTACACTACATAGCATCCCACCCAGGGCTTatggaaaagtaaaagaaatCACCATCAGACAGTTTGGATCCAAGATAATGCTGCATTTAGTTCCCACTGAGGAGACTGCCATCTGCACTCTCATTCTTTGTCACAGAAATGAGACCATGCTAAATGAGTTAAAG GTTGCATGTGAGAAGGCACAACATGTGTTAAGGCTGACACTAAGAGATCAGTTTGCCGTTTATGGAGCAGGCTGCTCTGAAACACATCTTGCTGCTTATATCAGATACAAG AGTAAAACTATTGACTTGGATACTGCCACGATGTTCGGGTGTATGCAGACAGAGTATGTGCTTGCTGCAGAGGGGTTTTGCCGTTCTTTGGAGTCTGTGACAGCAGCGTTGGATCACAATGGTGGGAGTTCTTTAATTGATCTGACTCATGCTCACCACTGGACACTTCCCACTGACATGACAACAGATGAAATGGACCGAACTTTGGGTCTGTGTAGGTGTGGGGTGGTGCAATATTGTAAAGATTATAAGTGGagctttttaaacacaaaatacacagagTTCTCTCCTGCAGCTGTGAGTGGAGAGGCTGATGTGTTGGACTCCTTCACAGCCAAAGTTAATGGGCTGCAGGTTGCTGTAGAAACAGCCAATCTTGCTCTAGATGTGCAATATATAATACAAGATACAAACTAG